In the genome of Thermosphaera aggregans DSM 11486, one region contains:
- a CDS encoding secondary thiamine-phosphate synthase enzyme YjbQ yields the protein MKTVSRVVRVSTTDRFQLVNITREVESFVKESGVCNGLLVVSVPHATASIIVNENEPGLLQDIIEKVKWITEPGSSKWLHNSIDDNAHAHIGSALFGHERVFPINDCRILKGIWQDIFLLEMDGPRSERKIVLTILGE from the coding sequence TTGAAAACCGTTAGCAGGGTAGTAAGGGTCTCGACGACCGATAGGTTCCAACTTGTAAACATAACCAGGGAGGTTGAATCATTCGTTAAAGAATCGGGGGTTTGCAACGGTCTTTTAGTCGTTAGTGTCCCGCATGCCACGGCTAGCATAATCGTTAATGAGAACGAGCCGGGGCTTCTTCAAGACATTATTGAAAAGGTAAAGTGGATAACGGAGCCGGGAAGTAGTAAATGGCTCCATAACTCGATTGATGATAACGCTCACGCCCATATAGGGTCTGCCCTTTTTGGACATGAAAGGGTTTTCCCTATTAACGATTGCAGAATCTTAAAAGGGATTTGGCAAGATATTTTTCTCTTAGAGATGGATGGTCCTAGGAGTGAGAGGAAGATAGTTTTAACTATTCTGGGGGAGTAG
- a CDS encoding metallophosphoesterase, with protein sequence MLIGVMSDTHDNVFSTEKILKELLNQGVNAIIHLGDIVSPFTVKTMKKLLGDVKVIAVKGNNDGDVYLLTTLFRNYGWIFSQEPFIYEVNGRRFFLLHGLSDATFTLDVARALAKTLRVDAVLFGHTHQPHFEDVNGVIVFNPGEGCGYLTGKVSYGVIDTVSLETKIYYV encoded by the coding sequence TTGCTAATAGGCGTCATGAGCGATACTCATGATAACGTTTTTTCCACCGAGAAAATCCTTAAAGAGCTTTTAAACCAAGGCGTTAACGCTATTATTCATTTAGGAGACATAGTGAGCCCCTTTACAGTTAAAACTATGAAGAAGCTTCTCGGAGACGTGAAAGTGATTGCTGTGAAAGGCAATAATGACGGTGATGTTTACCTGCTGACAACTCTTTTCAGGAATTACGGCTGGATCTTCAGCCAAGAACCCTTCATCTACGAGGTCAATGGTAGGAGGTTTTTCCTGCTTCACGGGTTAAGCGATGCTACGTTCACTTTAGACGTGGCGAGAGCGCTTGCTAAAACCCTGCGGGTTGACGCTGTATTATTCGGGCACACGCATCAACCACATTTCGAAGATGTGAACGGTGTGATCGTGTTTAACCCTGGCGAAGGATGCGGGTATTTAACGGGCAAGGTCTCATATGGAGTGATTGACACGGTTTCGTTGGAAACTAAAATATACTACGTATAA
- the udp gene encoding uridine phosphorylase, translating to MVKALKSASTPETEEGRQYHLEVKPGDVSRYVLLPGDPGRVELIAKFWEKNWKVAQHREYVTYSGYYKNVFITATSTGIGGPATAIAVEELARVGADTFIRVGTTGALTKNIEVGDLIISTGAVRLDGTSKHYVIPEYPAIASIDVTLALIEAADSLGVKYHVGLTASSDSFYVGQERPGFKGYLPPFQKGLIEFLRSVNVLNFEMEASVIFTLANIYGLRAGAVCAAIANRETEVFIPNAGVEEAVKVANEAVKILNEWDRELEKTGRKIITPSLIAETWGRRRGSFEEK from the coding sequence ATGGTTAAGGCTTTGAAAAGCGCGAGCACTCCGGAAACCGAAGAGGGGAGACAATACCATTTAGAAGTGAAGCCAGGCGATGTCAGCAGATATGTGTTGCTACCCGGTGACCCGGGAAGGGTTGAGCTCATCGCCAAGTTCTGGGAGAAGAATTGGAAAGTGGCTCAACATAGAGAATACGTGACGTATAGCGGATATTACAAGAACGTGTTCATCACTGCCACTAGCACCGGGATAGGGGGTCCGGCAACCGCAATCGCCGTTGAAGAACTAGCAAGAGTTGGGGCCGATACTTTCATTCGCGTTGGAACAACCGGGGCTTTAACTAAAAACATTGAGGTAGGGGATCTCATCATCTCTACGGGCGCGGTCAGGCTTGATGGAACCAGCAAACACTATGTGATCCCGGAGTACCCGGCTATCGCAAGCATAGATGTGACGTTAGCTCTTATAGAGGCTGCTGACTCCTTAGGCGTCAAGTATCACGTAGGGTTGACCGCGAGCAGTGACAGCTTCTACGTGGGTCAGGAAAGACCCGGGTTCAAAGGCTACCTTCCTCCTTTCCAAAAAGGATTGATAGAGTTTCTGAGAAGCGTAAACGTCTTAAACTTTGAAATGGAGGCTTCAGTAATATTTACATTAGCAAATATTTATGGTTTGAGGGCAGGAGCCGTTTGCGCAGCAATAGCTAACCGGGAAACAGAGGTTTTCATTCCAAACGCAGGGGTTGAAGAAGCCGTGAAAGTTGCAAATGAAGCCGTGAAAATCCTTAATGAATGGGATAGAGAGCTCGAAAAAACCGGCAGAAAAATAATCACTCCTTCTTTGATCGCTGAAACCTGGGGAAGGAGGCGTGGCAGTTTTGAGGAGAAGTAA
- the hsp20 gene encoding archaeal heat shock protein Hsp20, with protein sequence MEDDWEYRRRRRYFWWDIERDIERMIEDMMREFEELFHPMRLRELEKEWEKHGIKPYVYGFRITIGPDGKPLLEEFGNVRRVKGRPMITEEREPLVDVFESGDEITVVAEIPGVEKDKIETKISEDGRTLVISASDTNRKYYKEVELPSEVDPSSAKAVYKNGVLEVKMKKTKKERKGFKISVE encoded by the coding sequence TTGGAAGATGATTGGGAGTATAGGAGAAGGCGTAGATACTTCTGGTGGGATATTGAAAGAGATATTGAAAGAATGATTGAAGATATGATGAGGGAGTTTGAGGAATTATTCCATCCGATGAGGCTGAGAGAGCTCGAAAAGGAATGGGAGAAACATGGCATTAAACCATATGTCTACGGGTTTAGAATAACCATCGGACCCGATGGAAAACCTCTTTTAGAGGAGTTTGGAAACGTTAGAAGAGTCAAAGGACGGCCAATGATAACTGAGGAGAGGGAACCCCTGGTTGATGTGTTCGAGAGCGGAGACGAGATCACCGTCGTAGCTGAAATCCCCGGGGTTGAAAAAGATAAAATAGAGACAAAGATAAGCGAAGATGGCAGGACGTTAGTTATAAGTGCAAGCGACACCAATAGGAAGTATTATAAAGAGGTAGAACTACCGTCCGAGGTTGACCCCTCATCAGCGAAAGCAGTCTATAAGAATGGAGTATTAGAAGTAAAAATGAAGAAGACGAAAAAAGAGAGGAAAGGGTTTAAGATAAGTGTAGAATAA
- a CDS encoding archaeosortase/exosortase family protein, protein MIIYEERARFRENLSAGFSLVMLILSYFLTTLYRDYLSGITKLMLVEEYSYLIPVVLSVTVTLYLSLRQVGFSYGIRLSKTLLSSCFLTLSFIFYWMSMVNLELKIQYLGLSFSWLFLALIILVYEPQRFVDLIPLLTVFLLIPVPTSVIDALTPQLSRVVGRIAALLAGAVYVEKPGFSQIIVESGSGEVAFSVETVCTGIVTLSNVFSVFPILLYLPIASLGTVKKKMLASIASLTAALVIGFAGNLVRVVLVILGVKFMGPDIGLTLFHYSPSIIYSSISIIVAVLLIKRFLGGSILNVSRLHIITPESPRLMITSLFLTLLVSTIFIGTVLAVQRGLEEAPPRGLKLELEDLEEFLNHPSRYLWNSSDVTVLSETYDEFLTRVLGALRVYRVVFSQNNSITYTGYVEIVDTPARLHTWQLCLTLQGFKILNTWIKTALVNPVTFIKIEKNGAEYLLSYIIEEVEVISSDLNTRLYTRISILTPLSRFNPTTVEEEAANLLTRFAVSKEDLYPHGLARLICSGGVAFYITFGVLIIYFLIIASPLIVKRVGGKHVR, encoded by the coding sequence ATGATTATTTACGAAGAGAGAGCCAGGTTTAGGGAGAACCTTTCGGCAGGCTTCTCACTAGTTATGCTCATCCTCTCCTACTTCCTTACAACTCTATACAGGGATTACCTTTCAGGGATAACTAAGCTCATGCTGGTCGAGGAATACAGCTACTTGATTCCCGTGGTTCTATCGGTTACTGTGACACTATACCTGAGCCTGAGGCAGGTTGGGTTTTCATACGGGATTCGTTTGAGTAAAACACTTCTATCATCATGTTTTCTCACACTATCATTCATTTTCTACTGGATGTCAATGGTTAACCTTGAGTTAAAGATCCAGTATCTTGGTCTAAGCTTCTCCTGGCTTTTTCTAGCACTAATTATCCTTGTTTACGAACCCCAACGCTTCGTAGACCTGATCCCGTTGCTGACCGTTTTCTTGTTAATTCCCGTCCCCACCTCAGTTATAGACGCTCTGACCCCTCAACTCTCCCGTGTCGTTGGAAGGATTGCAGCGCTCTTAGCGGGTGCTGTTTATGTTGAAAAACCGGGTTTTTCACAAATAATTGTGGAATCCGGGAGCGGTGAGGTTGCTTTCAGCGTTGAAACAGTGTGCACCGGGATAGTGACACTTTCGAATGTTTTTTCCGTTTTCCCTATTCTGCTTTATCTCCCAATCGCATCCTTGGGGACTGTTAAAAAGAAAATGCTTGCGTCAATCGCTTCTTTGACAGCAGCCCTGGTAATAGGGTTTGCGGGAAATCTCGTTAGAGTTGTCCTCGTCATTCTAGGCGTCAAGTTCATGGGACCTGATATCGGTTTAACACTATTCCATTACTCCCCTTCAATCATTTACTCATCCATTTCCATAATAGTAGCAGTATTGCTGATAAAACGATTCTTAGGGGGCAGTATCTTAAACGTTTCAAGGTTGCATATAATAACCCCCGAATCCCCCAGACTCATGATAACATCCCTCTTTTTAACCCTTTTAGTCTCAACTATTTTCATCGGAACAGTGTTAGCTGTGCAGAGAGGTTTAGAAGAGGCTCCGCCTAGGGGTTTGAAACTGGAGTTAGAGGATTTAGAAGAGTTCCTAAATCACCCGTCACGATATTTATGGAATTCTTCCGACGTAACTGTTTTATCTGAAACATATGATGAGTTTCTTACACGCGTTCTTGGTGCCCTGAGGGTTTACAGAGTCGTATTTTCACAAAACAATAGCATAACATATACGGGATACGTGGAAATCGTGGACACTCCTGCGAGACTCCATACTTGGCAACTATGCCTCACTCTACAGGGATTCAAAATATTGAACACTTGGATTAAAACAGCCCTAGTTAACCCTGTCACCTTTATTAAAATCGAAAAGAACGGTGCTGAATACTTATTATCCTATATTATAGAAGAGGTTGAAGTAATATCCTCTGACTTGAATACTCGACTCTACACTAGGATCTCTATCCTAACACCTCTCTCAAGGTTTAACCCGACCACTGTGGAGGAGGAAGCCGCCAACCTCCTTACTCGTTTCGCCGTGTCCAAAGAGGATCTTTACCCCCATGGTCTTGCGCGTTTAATTTGCAGCGGGGGCGTAGCGTTCTACATAACCTTCGGAGTCTTAATCATTTACTTTTTAATAATCGCTTCACCTTTAATCGTAAAACGAGTAGGGGGAAAACATGTCCGGTAA
- a CDS encoding carbohydrate kinase family protein, with the protein MAVLRRSKSYFHVSVGNLNLDIVTYVRKPLEPDESLIADALEIRPGGAAANYAVAASWFGHRAALISSISNQPLSMSALKAVSEKGVVTTYVKIVEDVPGMVIIMVYPDGNRSMIRYPGANQSLTPSDIPLDLLKEANVLHMASVNPALACEIASVAEKYVPLVSYDPGGFVSTARSKVLKTLKHVDILFLNKHEAHVITEGSVNRLETLNVELIVLKLGGKGALAINRDKAWYSRAEPVEKPVDTTGSGDAFNALFNATYIETGSVEKALKYATAAGALKASCRSSFICGDKRVFRKQLMKTTVEPLSGSISNVVTE; encoded by the coding sequence GTGGCAGTTTTGAGGAGAAGTAAGAGCTATTTTCACGTTAGCGTGGGAAACCTTAACCTTGACATTGTAACATACGTTAGAAAGCCTTTAGAACCGGACGAAAGCCTGATAGCAGATGCCCTTGAAATAAGACCGGGAGGCGCCGCTGCAAACTACGCCGTAGCGGCTTCCTGGTTCGGACACAGGGCTGCCCTGATCTCATCAATCTCGAACCAGCCCCTATCTATGAGCGCGCTAAAGGCTGTTAGCGAGAAAGGAGTTGTAACAACATATGTTAAAATTGTTGAAGACGTTCCCGGGATGGTTATAATCATGGTCTATCCCGACGGCAACAGGTCAATGATCAGATACCCCGGCGCAAACCAGTCTCTAACCCCTAGCGACATACCGTTGGATTTGCTTAAAGAAGCAAACGTGCTACATATGGCATCTGTGAACCCTGCTTTAGCATGCGAGATAGCGAGTGTGGCCGAGAAATACGTCCCCCTGGTCTCCTACGACCCTGGCGGATTCGTAAGCACAGCCCGCTCTAAAGTTTTGAAAACACTGAAACACGTGGATATCCTATTTCTCAACAAGCATGAAGCCCACGTGATAACAGAAGGTTCCGTCAACAGGCTTGAAACCCTCAACGTAGAGCTCATCGTGTTAAAATTAGGGGGCAAGGGAGCCCTTGCAATAAACCGCGACAAAGCATGGTATTCCCGTGCGGAGCCTGTTGAGAAGCCTGTTGACACAACAGGCTCTGGAGACGCGTTCAACGCTTTATTCAACGCAACTTACATTGAAACCGGAAGCGTGGAAAAAGCGTTGAAATACGCGACTGCAGCAGGGGCTTTAAAAGCTTCCTGCCGAAGCAGTTTTATATGTGGCGATAAAAGAGTTTTCAGAAAACAATTAATGAAAACAACTGTTGAGCCGTTGTCGGGAAGCATAAGCAATGTTGTGACTGAGTAA